The Amycolatopsis jiangsuensis nucleotide sequence AGCCGGCCGTCTTCGCGAAAGCGTTGCTGGAGTGGGAAAACGGAATGGTCCGCCGGGGGCTGGCCGACCTGCTCGGGCCCTCCACGAAACGGGCCGTGGAGCTGCTCGGCTCGGGGGTGCCGCCGGAGGAAGCCGGGCGCGGCGGCACCACGAACGGCGCGGCGATGCGTATCACCCCGGTCGCGATCGCCACGCCGCCGGACCTCGGCCGGCTGGTGGACGCGGTCGTCGCGGCGAGTTCGCTCACGCACAACACGAACCTCGGCATCGCCGGGGCCGCCGCGGTGGCGGCGGCAGTGTCCGCCGGGATCGACGGCGCCGGCCTGCCCGAGGCGCTGGACCACGCGCAGCGGGCGGCGGCCGCCGGTGCCGCCCGCGGCCACTGGAGTGCCGGAGGCGATATCGCGGCACGGATCAGGTGGGCCCGGGGGTGGGTGCGGGGAATGGGCACTGCCGAGCTCGCCGACGCGGTGGCCCAGGTGATCGGCACGTCGGTCGCGGCGCAGGAATCGGTCGTCGCGGCGTTCGCGCTCGCGGAGGCGCTGGGGGACCGGCCGGTGGAAGCACTCGCGCTGGCCGCCAACCTCGGGGGAGACACCGACACCGTCGCCGCGATGTGCGGCGCGATCCTCGGGGCCCATCACGGGCTTTCCGGACTGCCGGCCGAGCTCGCCGGTCAGGTGCTGACGGTGAACAGCCTGGACTTCGCGCCGCTGGTCGAGGGATTGCTCGGCCTTCGCGGCCAGTGATGAGGAGACTCGCATGAGCAGTGACACCGGCACCGCGGCCGGCACCGCGACGCCCAGCGCCGAGGGCGCGCTCGAAACCCGGGGCATCGAGCCCGTCCCGGAGAACGAGCGCAACGGCCACCCGATGCAGTTGTTCTGGGTGTGGTTCGCGGCGAACATCTCGATTCTCGGCCTTCCGCTCGGCGCGACGCTGGTGACCGTGCAGAAACTCGCGTTCTGGCAGGCCGCGATCGTGGCCGTGGTGGGTGCGGCCGGTTCGTTCGCGATCGTCGGAGCGGTGTCGGTCGCCGGCCGCCGCGGCGGGGCACCCGGGCTGACGCTGTCCCGTGCGGTGTTCGGCGTGCGCGGCAACGCGGGCCCCACTGTGGTCTCGCTGGTTTCCCGCCTCGGCTGGGAAACGGTGAACACCACGACCGCCGCGTTCGCGCTGCTGTCGTTGTGCGCGATCCTATTCGGCACCGAATCCGGGGCCAAGGACCATCCGGTACTGACCGTCGGATGCATCGTGGTGTTCGTCGTGTGCACAGTCATCGTGTCCGGGCTCGGGCACCGGGTGCTGGTGGCGGTGCAACGCTGGGCGACCTGGGTGTTCGGAGCGCTCAACATCGTCGTCGGGGTGCCGCTGGTGCTGTCGGTGGACTGGCACGCGGTCGGCTCGGCCCCGGCCGCTCCGGTGGGTGCGATGATCGCCGGGATCGGCACCATCGCGGCCGGTACCGGGATCGGCTGGGCGAACGCCTCCGCGGACATGTCCCGCTACCAGTCACCCGCGGCGCGGGCCGGTTCGCTGGTCGCCTCGGCCGCCGCCGGCGCCGGAATCCCGTTGGTGCTGCTGATTTCGCTCGGCAGCCTGCTCTCGGCCGGGGATCCGACGCTGGCGCAGGCCGAGGACCCGGTGGCCGCGATCCGCGGACTGCTGCCGCCGTGGATGGCGGTGCCGTACCTGATCGCCGCCTTCGGCGGACTGCTGCTGTCGAACCATCTTTCGGTGTACTCGGCCGGGCTCACGACGCTGACGCTGGGCGTCCGCATCAAACGCGTGTACGCGGTGGTCGTGGACGTCGTGGTGACCACGGCCGGGGCGATCTACTTCATGCTCATCGCGGACGGCTTCTACGGCCCGTTCATCGCGTTCATCAGCCTGCTCGCCGTCCCGATCACCGCCTGGCTCGGAGTGTTCGCCACGGACATGCTGCGCCGCCGGACCTACGATCCCGGCGCGCTGATGGACCTGAGCCCCGCCGGCCGGTACTTCTACCGCGGGGGCGTGCGGTGGCAGGCGCTGGTGGCCTGGGCGGTGGCGATCGTGGTGGGGTACGAGTTCACCACGGCGGGCACCGGCGAGGACGTGTGGTTCTCCGGGGTGTTCGCGAGCAGCTGGCCGGGGCGGAACGGGCTCGGCTGGGTGATCACCTTCGTCGTCGCGGCGGGTCTGTACGCGGCGTCCGGCGGCATCCGGAAGGCCGCGCGGTGACCGGCCGGCTGGTCCACACCGGGCAGGTGATCGTGGACCTGGTGATGCGGGTCGGCGAGCTGCCGGTCCCGGGCGGAGACGTCTTGGCGGGCAGCCACGGTCTTTCGGCGGGCGGCGGGTTCAACGTGATGGCGGCCGCCGCGCGGTCGGGGGCGCGGGTCCGCTACGCGGGCGCGCACGGCACCGGCCGGTTCGGCGACCAGGCACGTGCGGCGTTGCGCACGGAGGGGATCGAGGTGGACCGGCCACCGAGCGCGGAGCGCGACACCGGCGTGTGCGTGGTGTTGGTGGACCCGAGTGGCGAGCGCACGTTCGTCACCGGTACCGGTGCGGAGGGTTTCCTGCCCGCACACGGCTTTTCCGGCATCGAAACCACTTCGGACGATCTCGTCTACGTCAGCGGTTACAGTCTGCTGCACGAGTCGAACCGTGCTGCGCTCCTGGAGTGGCTGCCCGTGGTGCGCGCGAAGGTGCTGTTCGACCCGGGTCCGCTGGCCGCGGAGATCGACCACGGCACCATGGCCATCGTACTGTCCACTGTGGATATTGTCAGTGGCAACGCACGCGAGGCGCAGTCGCTCAGCGGCACCGACGACCTCGAATCCGCCGCGCAGGTTCTCGCCGAGCGGATCGGCGGTACAGCGGTCGTCCGGAACGGCCCGGCCGGCTGCGTGCTCGCTCACCGTGGCGAACTCCGGGTGGTGCCGGGCTTTCCCGTGAAACCCGTGGACACCAACGGAGCGGGCGACACGCACTGCGGGGTGCTCGCCGCGGCACTGCTGGCAGGTGCGAGCCCGGAAGCCGCCGCGGTGCGGGCGAACGCCGCAGCGGCACTGTCGGTCCTGCGCGAAGGCCCGGCGACGGCACCGGCGGCGGCGGAGATCGACCGGTTCCTGGCGGACTGAGCACGGGCGGAGTCCTGTGCGGACGAAGGTGGCTCCTATCCGAGGGAAAGCCGTTCCGCCATCAGCTCGCCGGTCATGATCGCGGTGAGGTTCGTGTTCGCGCGAGGCACCGACGGGAAGATCGAGGCGTCCACCACGCGAAGCCCGGACACCCCGAGCACCTGGCACTGCGGATCCACGACGGTCGCCGGATCGTCCGGGGAACCCATGCGGCAGGTGCTCGTCGCGTGCTGGGCGTCGACCACGGTGGCCATCAGGTGGTCGTCGAGCCGGGCATCGTCGTCCAGTGCCGCGAACAACCCTTCGTTCGCCGCCTCCAGCGGGCCGTCGGAAATGGCCGCCACCGCGTCGCCACGGGCCAGCTCGGCCAGCGCCCGGATGCCCTCGCGCAGCCGCGCCCGGTCCCGTTCGTCGGACAGCATCGACTCGCGGATCTCCGGCTGGCGCGCGGGATCGGGGGACGTCAGGGTGACCGAGCCGCGGGAGAAGGCCTGGTTCAGCCAGACGCCGAACGCCCCGGCGCCGAACCGCAGGTCCGCGCCCTGCATGGACAGCAGGTTCTGGTTCAGCGACACCAGCATCATGTCGAGGGGCCGGGCTTCCGGCGCACTCCGGTAGCGGACGCAGACGTTGGTGTGCCGGGCATCCGGGGAGGCGATGGCCGATTCCGCGGTGAGCGGAATGGCGATCAGCGCCATCGGGTGGTCCTGCAGTCCGTGGCCCACCGGAAGGTCGGCGAGGACATCGATGTCCAGCGCCCGCAGCTGACTCGCCGGCCCGAGGCCGGAGCGCATCAGGATCCCCGGCGAATGCACGGCTCCGGCACTCACGACGACGAGGTCCGCGGAGTCCTCGTGTGCCCCGTCGGCCGCGAGGTAACGCACTCCGGTCGCCCGGTTTCCCTGCCACAGCACACGATCCACGACCGCGCCGCCGACGATGGTCAGATTTCGGGTGTCACGCGCGGGTTCCAGGTAGCCGTCGTTGACCGTCACCCGCCGGCCGTCGCGGGAGTTGATCGGGTACGGCGAAACCCCCTGCGCGCCCGGTGCGTTGACGTCGTCGGCCCAGCCGTGACCGGCCGCGAGCGCGGCTTCGCACAGCGCGGTGTCGACGGATCCCCAGTCCGCACGCTGCATCCGGTGGATCGGCGTCGGGCCGCCCTGTCCGTGGTACGGGGCCGCGCCGAACAGTTCGTCGTCCTCGAGACGGCAGAAGTACGGCAGGACGTCGTCCGGGGACCAGCCGGTGCAGCCCTGGGCGGCCCAGTCGGAGAAGTCGTCCAGGGGCGGGCGGATCGCGATCTGGCCGTTGATGGCCGAGCTGCCGCCGGTGCCTCGTCCCCGCCAGTACAGCGCGGCTTCCTGCTTGTCGGTGCGGGTGGCGACGACGTCCGGCCAGACCAGGCCGGCGCTGGCCGCCGGCGCCCCGAGCGCACGCCCGGGGTTGGCCGAACGCCACACCTCGGGCATCGCGGCCGAACGGTAGTCGGGGCCGGCTTCCAGCAGCAGCACCCGCCGGCCGGTGGCCGCGAGCCGGGCCGCCAGTGGCGCCCCCGCGGATCCGGCTCCGGCCACGATGACGTCCCAGCCGTTCGGCATACCGACCTCCGTGCCAGGCGACCCCCGCGTGGGGCCGCTCCTGTCCGGCACTATGGCGTGCCCGCGCGGCGGCAGTCAATGCGGGCGGTTTTCGTTGCTGCAGCCGGTTCGGCCGTACACGGGCCGGACGGAGACGAGGGGGCGGCTGTCGAGTACCGGGGTTGACGAGCCCGGTACGGGCGCCGTGGCGCGAGTGAAGCAGCCCGGACGATCCGCCGTCCGGTACGTGATCCACCTTGACCGCCCGGCGTTCAGCTCCGCACCGAATCCCAGCCGTGCGCCAGTAGCCCGAAAATGGCGTCAAGCGCGGCAGTCCGGTCGGCCCGGCCACGGAGCACGGCGGGAATCTCCAGGACGAACCGGGCCAGCGCGAGGCACGCGGGATCGTCCCGCGCCGCCTCGATCTCGCCGGCGATGGCGGCGGCGAGCGCCTCGGTGTGCCGGGTCCACATGCGGTCGGCGTAGGCGCGCAGGACCGGGGTCGAGTCGATCAGCGCGGTGAACTCGGCCAGCCGCGGATGATCCGCGACCGAAGGCCAGGCGGCGAGCACGTGCCGGTGCAGGGCGTCCGGGATGCTCTGGCCGGCGGGCCGCTCGCGTACCGCGGCGACCAGCTCCGCTTCCCGGTCCGCCTCGTGGTCGAACACCAGCGCTTCTTTGCCGCTGAAGTGCTTGAACACGGTGGTGGTGGACACGTCGGCGGCATCGGCGATGTCGCGGATGCCGACCTGGTCGTACCCGGCCTCGAGGAACAGTCGCAGTGCGGCGTCGGCGATCGCTTGCCGGGTGGCGGCCTTCTTGCGTTCGCGGCGTCCGGGTGCAGGCTCGCTCATGTCCGCCAGCCTAGCCGAAGGTGGCACCAGTTGAAAAGTTTACTCGTTGCACTTTTGGTCTCGTTCTGCTCTGCTGGATGCCGACGACTTCCGGCGAAAGGAACACCTCATGACCTCACCCGCGCCCTCGCGGGCAGCACTCGGCATCGTCGGCGCCGGGCCCGGAGGCCTGACCTGCGCCCGCATTCTGCAACGGCACGGCATCGCGGTGACCGTCTACGACCGCGACCCGGGGCCGTCGGCCCGTGACCAGGGCGGCACGCTCGACCTGCACGCGGACAACGGGCAGCTGGCCCTGTACGCGGCCGGCCTGCTCGACGAGTCCTTCGCGCTGGCACGCCCGGAGGGGCAGGAAATGCGGCAGTTCGACCTGCACGGCCGGCTCCGCCGGCAGCACGTCCCGGCCGCCGATGAATTGTTCAAACCGGAGATCGACCGAGGCACACTCCGCGATCTGCTGCTGCGCTCGCTGGCGCCGGGAACCGTGCAATGGGGCCGGACGCTGGAGCGCGTCGGCGGCCCGGCGGACGGACCGCGGCAGCTGCACTTCACCGACGGGACGACCGCGGAGACCGACCTCGTCATCGGCGCCGACGGTGCCTTTTCCCGGGTGCGGCAGGCGCTCTCACCGGCGGTCCCGGAGTACACCGGGGTCGGCTTCCTGGAGGCGTGGTTCTCCGACGTGGAGAAGCGGCATCCGGAGATCGCCGAGGTGGTGGGGCGCGGCCCGTACGTCGGCCGGCCGATCCTCGCCCTCCCGGTACCGCACACCTGGGAGCACAGCCGGTAGGTGACCCTGCTCGGCCACGCCGCGCACCTGATGCCGCCGCTCGGCGTGGGCGTCAATTACGCGATGCTCGATGCCGCCGAACTCGCCCTGGCTCTCGTGAACGCCGCAACGGTTGACGACGCGATCAGTACGTACGAAAAGACCATGCTGCCCGTTCGATCGAAACCGCCACCGCACTGCAAGGCGGTGCCGCGGAACTGCTGGACGCCGGAGTCTTCCCAGAGGAGCTGAACGCCTGAATTCCGTACGCGCCGGGAATACCCTGTGCTGATGCGTACTTTCCCGGCTCGCCCTTCTCATGCGCCCTGACGAGGACTCCTCGCTCCGCGCCGTTTTCGCCGGGCGGCGCGGTCGGTTGCTGGCCGCGTTGCTCTTCACCGAATTCGGCGGTGCGGTGCAGAGCATCGCCTACTCGTCGGTGCTGCCGATCGCGTCGAACGAACTGTCCGGCTCCGCGCTGTACGGCGCGACCCTCGCCGCGGGTTCGTTCACACCATTCTCGTGCTGGCGGCCGGCCCCGGGCCGTTCGCGCGTATGGCGCCCGGCCGGGTGCTGCTGATCGCGACACTGCTGTACCTCGGCGGGGCGGCACTGTGCGTGGGCGCCCCGTCGATGGCCTTCGTACTGGCCGGCACGATCGTGCGCGGGCTTTCCGGCGGACTGCTGGCCGGGTTTGGGATGACCGCGCTCGGCGCGCTGTACCAGGGGGCGGTGCGGACGCGGGTGATGGGGCTGTTCGCGTTGATGTGGCTGCTGCCGTCGCTGGCCGGTCCCGCGGTCAACGCCGTGGTGACGGTGGCCGTCGGCTGGCGTGCCGCGATGGCGTGGCCCGCTGTGCTGATCGTGCTGGGGCGGCTGTTGATCGGCCGGGACGTCGAGCTGATCCCGTGGAAACGTGACCACGCCGAGCGGCTCGAGCTGGGTAACGCGATAGTGCTGCTCGGCGGCTTGGCGGTCGCGACCACCGCGCCCGCGGTGCAGAACCGGGTGGCCGGCACGGTCATGCTGGCCCTCGGGGTGGCGGCCGCGATCGGGGCCGGCTTGCGCATTCTGTGGTCGCAAGTGGACGGTGACCGCGCGCGGTTCCGCATCACCGTCACGATGTTCTGGCTCTGTCTGGCCTTCTTCGGCGGCGGGGGAGCGGTGCCACTGGCCGCGGTGAATGGGCTGGGCCACGGGATTGTCGCGAGCAGTGTCGCCGTCGGTGCGGGCCTGGTCGCGTGGGCGCTGACCGGCCTGCGCCGCTCCGGTGGCCGCGCGTTGCCCGGTTTGCTGCTGGTGACGGTGGCGCTGGTCCTGGAAGTGGTCCCGCAGCTGCCGGTCACCGGCCCAGTGCCCGCGTTGCCGATCCTGGTCACGGCGTGGGCGCTGGCGGGGCTGGGTATGGGATTGAGCTACGCCCCGGTCTCGTCGTCGGTGTTCGACGGCGTGCGCACCGAGGAAACCCCACGGCTCGGTATCGCGATCGCCTTCGCCGAAACGGCCGGCACCGCAGTCGGCGCCCTGCTCAGCGGCGGCGTCTTCTCGACGGCGACTTCCCTCGGCACGAACGTCCGCGGGGCGGTGATCTGGTCCTTCGGACTCCTCGCCGCGGCCGCGGCGGTCGCGGTCGCCGCCCACCGGCGTGGCCGTCCACAATGGAGAGACTGAACGTCTGTGCCGTCCCTCGAGATTCGCGCAGCCCGCCGCCGCGGTCCGGTCGGATCGGACACGGCGGCGGGCGTGTCCCGTGCCGTCAGTAGATGTTCGTGTCGGTGAACGAACTTTCGTGGCTGTTGATCTGCGCGCGCAGGGCCAGCTGGTCGAACACCCGGACCTCTCGGACGATCCGGCCTTGCTGGACGAGGAACTGCGAGATGCCCATCAGATCGACCGGGCGGCCGGTC carries:
- a CDS encoding ADP-ribosylglycohydrolase family protein, which produces MSTRDRALGAFTGLALGDAFGMPTQSMSREQIAAHYGTVRGLRDAVDAQPISPGLPAGSVTDDTEQAVLVARLLLDGGGRIEPAVFAKALLEWENGMVRRGLADLLGPSTKRAVELLGSGVPPEEAGRGGTTNGAAMRITPVAIATPPDLGRLVDAVVAASSLTHNTNLGIAGAAAVAAAVSAGIDGAGLPEALDHAQRAAAAGAARGHWSAGGDIAARIRWARGWVRGMGTAELADAVAQVIGTSVAAQESVVAAFALAEALGDRPVEALALAANLGGDTDTVAAMCGAILGAHHGLSGLPAELAGQVLTVNSLDFAPLVEGLLGLRGQ
- a CDS encoding purine-cytosine permease family protein, which produces MSSDTGTAAGTATPSAEGALETRGIEPVPENERNGHPMQLFWVWFAANISILGLPLGATLVTVQKLAFWQAAIVAVVGAAGSFAIVGAVSVAGRRGGAPGLTLSRAVFGVRGNAGPTVVSLVSRLGWETVNTTTAAFALLSLCAILFGTESGAKDHPVLTVGCIVVFVVCTVIVSGLGHRVLVAVQRWATWVFGALNIVVGVPLVLSVDWHAVGSAPAAPVGAMIAGIGTIAAGTGIGWANASADMSRYQSPAARAGSLVASAAAGAGIPLVLLISLGSLLSAGDPTLAQAEDPVAAIRGLLPPWMAVPYLIAAFGGLLLSNHLSVYSAGLTTLTLGVRIKRVYAVVVDVVVTTAGAIYFMLIADGFYGPFIAFISLLAVPITAWLGVFATDMLRRRTYDPGALMDLSPAGRYFYRGGVRWQALVAWAVAIVVGYEFTTAGTGEDVWFSGVFASSWPGRNGLGWVITFVVAAGLYAASGGIRKAAR
- a CDS encoding PfkB family carbohydrate kinase — protein: MTGRLVHTGQVIVDLVMRVGELPVPGGDVLAGSHGLSAGGGFNVMAAAARSGARVRYAGAHGTGRFGDQARAALRTEGIEVDRPPSAERDTGVCVVLVDPSGERTFVTGTGAEGFLPAHGFSGIETTSDDLVYVSGYSLLHESNRAALLEWLPVVRAKVLFDPGPLAAEIDHGTMAIVLSTVDIVSGNAREAQSLSGTDDLESAAQVLAERIGGTAVVRNGPAGCVLAHRGELRVVPGFPVKPVDTNGAGDTHCGVLAAALLAGASPEAAAVRANAAAALSVLREGPATAPAAAEIDRFLAD
- a CDS encoding GMC family oxidoreductase → MPNGWDVIVAGAGSAGAPLAARLAATGRRVLLLEAGPDYRSAAMPEVWRSANPGRALGAPAASAGLVWPDVVATRTDKQEAALYWRGRGTGGSSAINGQIAIRPPLDDFSDWAAQGCTGWSPDDVLPYFCRLEDDELFGAAPYHGQGGPTPIHRMQRADWGSVDTALCEAALAAGHGWADDVNAPGAQGVSPYPINSRDGRRVTVNDGYLEPARDTRNLTIVGGAVVDRVLWQGNRATGVRYLAADGAHEDSADLVVVSAGAVHSPGILMRSGLGPASQLRALDIDVLADLPVGHGLQDHPMALIAIPLTAESAIASPDARHTNVCVRYRSAPEARPLDMMLVSLNQNLLSMQGADLRFGAGAFGVWLNQAFSRGSVTLTSPDPARQPEIRESMLSDERDRARLREGIRALAELARGDAVAAISDGPLEAANEGLFAALDDDARLDDHLMATVVDAQHATSTCRMGSPDDPATVVDPQCQVLGVSGLRVVDASIFPSVPRANTNLTAIMTGELMAERLSLG
- a CDS encoding TetR/AcrR family transcriptional regulator — protein: MSEPAPGRRERKKAATRQAIADAALRLFLEAGYDQVGIRDIADAADVSTTTVFKHFSGKEALVFDHEADREAELVAAVRERPAGQSIPDALHRHVLAAWPSVADHPRLAEFTALIDSTPVLRAYADRMWTRHTEALAAAIAGEIEAARDDPACLALARFVLEIPAVLRGRADRTAALDAIFGLLAHGWDSVRS
- a CDS encoding FAD-dependent oxidoreductase, translated to MTSPAPSRAALGIVGAGPGGLTCARILQRHGIAVTVYDRDPGPSARDQGGTLDLHADNGQLALYAAGLLDESFALARPEGQEMRQFDLHGRLRRQHVPAADELFKPEIDRGTLRDLLLRSLAPGTVQWGRTLERVGGPADGPRQLHFTDGTTAETDLVIGADGAFSRVRQALSPAVPEYTGVGFLEAWFSDVEKRHPEIAEVVGRGPYVGRPILALPVPHTWEHSR
- a CDS encoding FAD-dependent monooxygenase, whose amino-acid sequence is MTLLGHAAHLMPPLGVGVNYAMLDAAELALALVNAATVDDAISTYEKTMLPVRSKPPPHCKAVPRNCWTPESSQRS